The DNA segment TTCTCAGTTTAGTATCACTATAACCCAACAATAATTCGCTATGGAATCGAACATCTATTCTTATGAAAATGAAGAAATCAAAGTAACCTGGGACAAGAAACGATGCATTCATGCCAAAGAATGTGTACATGGCTTACCAGAGGTGTTTGATATAGAACAAAAACCTTGGATACAACCTGGTAAATCCAGCACAGATTCTGTTGCAGAAACAGTTATGCGTTGTCCTACCGGGGCTTTACAGTTTGAACGTAAAGATGGTGGGCAAAGTGAGTTGGCTCCCGAAAAAAATTCGCTGAAAATTGAGGGGGATGGTCCATTATATATTCACGGCGCTATGAAAATTGAAGGAGTGGATGGCACTACCTTCACAGAAACAAGGGCTGCTTTTTGCCGTTGCGGACAATCCCAGAACAAACCTTATTGCGATAACTCACACATAAAGGCGGAATTCAAAGCTGATACTTCTTTTAGTGATGAACGATTGAAGCTTGAAGAAACCGAGGAAACAGGAGGAGAATTATCAATCAGAGTTCTTCCGAATGCTCCATTTGTTATTGAGGGCACCTATTCACTCCAGGGAGAAGAACAGACGATTAATACGAAGAAGAAAATGAGTTTCTGCCGCTGTGGAGCTTCCAGAAATAAACCTTTCTGCGACGGAGCTCATAAAGTTATAGGGTTTGAAGGCTGATGAGCCCGAGCAGAACTATAGCTTTAGCTGGTTTTCTTATGATGCTTGCTATCGCACTTGGGGCATTTGGTGCTCATGCACTTGAGGGGCGCCTAACACTAGAAAGACTAGATACCTGGCAAATAGCCGTTCGCTATCAGGTTTGGAATTCCCTGGGCATTATTGCCATGGTGTTGGTAGGAAAACACTTTATGGTTGATACCAAAGCTATGGGGCTTTCATTAATCTTCGGAATTGTCATCTTCTCAGGAAGCCTGTACACCCTCTGCCTTACTAATATTGGAATTTTTGGAGCCATTACCCCCATTGGTGGACTTCTTATGATTATTGCCTGGGGACTTTTTGCATGGAAATTATTTATTAATACATCAGAATCATGAAAGCTATTTGGAATGGCCAGGTCCTGGCCGAAAGTGACGACATTATTACTATTGAAAACAATCATTACTTCCCACCGGAATCTATAAACGAGAAATTCTTTACGAATAGTGATATGAACACTACATGTCCCTGGAAAGGAGTAGCTAGTTATTATACCATCGAGGTTGACGGAAAGACCAATCCTGATGCAGCCTGGTATTACCCTGAACCCTCAAGCGCTGCTAAGGGAATTGAAGGGCGTATTGCCTTTTGGAGAGGTGTAGAATTCATTAAATAATACTTAAGCTTATCTTCACACTTTCTTCATAATCCGACTCTTTATTTAGAATAATTCTAAATAAAGTAATGGAAAACTCAATCTTATTAGCTGAAGCAGATTGCTTCCAAATCATACAATTCAAATCATGTGGTCGTGTTGGGGTCAGATGTAACAATACACTCCTCAGCTTTACCCAAATCGAATACGAAAAATTTGTTGAGTCTTATCAGAAAATTAGATT comes from the Balneola sp. genome and includes:
- a CDS encoding DUF423 domain-containing protein, encoding MSPSRTIALAGFLMMLAIALGAFGAHALEGRLTLERLDTWQIAVRYQVWNSLGIIAMVLVGKHFMVDTKAMGLSLIFGIVIFSGSLYTLCLTNIGIFGAITPIGGLLMIIAWGLFAWKLFINTSES
- a CDS encoding DUF427 domain-containing protein — encoded protein: MMKAIWNGQVLAESDDIITIENNHYFPPESINEKFFTNSDMNTTCPWKGVASYYTIEVDGKTNPDAAWYYPEPSSAAKGIEGRIAFWRGVEFIK